The Achromobacter pestifer genome includes a region encoding these proteins:
- the kynA gene encoding tryptophan 2,3-dioxygenase yields the protein MSHSERPEDIVRQEKAQLDFTRDMTYGDYLHLDELLGAQHPLSPEHNEMLFIIQHQTSELWMKLMLHELRAAIANVAADRLQPAFKMLARVSKIMEQLVHAWDVLATMTPPEYSALRPYLARSSGFQSYQYRQVEFLLGNKNAAMLKPHAHREDLLAQVRSAYEAPSLYDEALRLLARHGLDVPADHLERDWTQPYQSSAGVEAAWLTVYREPDRYWDLYQLGEKLTDLEDAFRLWRFRHVTTVERVIGFKRGTGGTSGVDYLRRMLEVVLFPEIWKLRTDL from the coding sequence ATGAGCCACTCCGAACGCCCCGAAGACATCGTCCGCCAGGAAAAAGCGCAACTGGACTTCACGCGCGACATGACCTACGGCGACTACCTGCATCTGGACGAACTGCTGGGTGCGCAGCATCCGCTGTCGCCCGAGCACAACGAGATGCTCTTCATCATCCAGCACCAGACCAGCGAACTCTGGATGAAGCTGATGCTGCACGAGCTGCGCGCCGCCATCGCCAACGTGGCCGCCGACCGGCTGCAGCCGGCCTTCAAGATGCTGGCCCGCGTCAGCAAGATCATGGAACAGCTGGTCCATGCCTGGGACGTGCTGGCGACCATGACGCCGCCCGAATACTCCGCGCTGCGTCCCTATCTGGCGCGTTCCAGCGGATTTCAGAGCTACCAGTACCGCCAGGTCGAATTCCTGTTGGGCAACAAGAACGCCGCCATGCTCAAGCCGCATGCGCACCGCGAGGACCTGCTGGCCCAGGTGCGCAGCGCCTATGAAGCGCCGTCGCTGTATGACGAGGCGCTGCGGCTGCTGGCGCGCCACGGCCTGGATGTGCCGGCCGACCACCTCGAGCGCGACTGGACCCAGCCCTACCAATCGTCGGCTGGCGTGGAGGCCGCCTGGCTGACGGTCTACCGCGAGCCCGACCGCTATTGGGACCTGTACCAGCTGGGAGAAAAGCTGACTGACCTGGAGGACGCGTTCCGCCTGTGGCGCTTCCGCCACGTCACCACGGTCGAACGGGTCATCGGCTTCAAGCGCGGCACCGGCGGCACATCGGGGGTGGATTACCTGCGGCGCATGCTGGAAGTGGTGCTCTTCCCCGAGATCTGGAAGCTGCGCACGGATCTCTGA
- a CDS encoding type B 50S ribosomal protein L31, with product MKEGIHPEYREVVFADLQTGNKFITRSTVHTRETVEIDGKSYPLFKCDVTSESHPFYTGAQTRIVETGRVEKFRARFARTAGTVKSAS from the coding sequence ATGAAAGAAGGCATTCACCCCGAATACCGCGAAGTCGTCTTCGCCGACCTGCAAACGGGCAACAAGTTCATCACCCGTTCGACCGTGCACACGCGCGAAACCGTTGAAATCGACGGCAAGTCGTACCCGCTCTTCAAGTGCGACGTGACCTCCGAATCGCACCCGTTCTACACGGGCGCCCAGACCCGCATCGTCGAAACCGGCCGCGTGGAAAAGTTCCGCGCCCGTTTCGCCCGCACTGCCGGCACGGTCAAGTCCGCTTCCTGA
- a CDS encoding ArnT family glycosyltransferase, translating to MSPLSISTPARLTSVATAKLPRLILLGLSLAYIVAGLFMRDPWKTDDAVGLATMLTAIREGGITWLLPQVGHLAHAEEGPLITWVGAICIWLFGPIIGDIPAGRLPNLLWFGITATSVWYGTYLLGRRAEAQPLALPFGGEPEPRDYGRMLADAALLLLLATVGILQRTHETTVVPAIMAWQALAFYSLARSIDRPFTGSTTLGIALAASFLTRGWVGAIPIMVGVALAFYPRSRLWKCRRWLPWTALLATLLILAWWIPASHGSEYWIRNWKTWNLSSFTAPSWHDIGRTLRDLPWYLWPTWPLALLAIWRWRAWLYAPHIWLPLSLLVCSAVVLFGLEEASDSEYVLLAVPCAVLGAFSLPTLRRGVVNTLDWFAVMCFSLTATTVWLGWVALHFGWPAQISRNIARQTTGYQPEISWVAFALALGFTVGWIALVVWRLRVRPQALWRGTVLSAGGLTVTWILLVLLWQPAVDYARSYRTVSGQLALALEQNVRPGECVRGLSLGSGQRASFLIFNNLTFTFDSKCTLVLQQTSNQSLRDNTAAYSDGAEVLWQGGRRADRQEVFRLLRVGTPR from the coding sequence GTGTCCCCACTTTCTATTTCCACTCCGGCCCGGCTCACGTCCGTGGCCACCGCGAAACTGCCCAGGCTGATCCTGCTGGGCTTGTCGCTGGCCTATATCGTGGCCGGCCTGTTCATGCGCGACCCGTGGAAAACAGATGATGCGGTGGGGCTGGCGACCATGCTCACGGCGATCCGCGAAGGCGGCATCACCTGGCTGCTGCCGCAGGTGGGGCACCTGGCCCATGCCGAGGAAGGTCCGCTGATCACCTGGGTGGGCGCGATCTGCATCTGGCTGTTCGGTCCCATCATCGGCGACATCCCCGCCGGCCGCCTGCCCAATCTGCTGTGGTTCGGCATCACCGCGACCAGCGTCTGGTATGGCACCTATCTGCTGGGCCGCCGCGCCGAAGCGCAGCCGCTGGCCCTGCCCTTCGGCGGCGAGCCGGAACCCCGCGACTACGGCCGCATGCTGGCGGACGCCGCGCTGCTGCTGCTGCTAGCCACGGTCGGCATCCTGCAGCGCACCCACGAAACCACCGTCGTGCCCGCCATCATGGCGTGGCAGGCGCTGGCCTTCTATTCGCTGGCGCGCAGCATCGACCGGCCGTTCACCGGCAGCACCACCCTGGGCATCGCCCTCGCGGCCAGCTTCCTGACCCGCGGCTGGGTCGGCGCCATCCCGATCATGGTGGGCGTAGCCCTGGCGTTCTATCCCCGCAGCCGGCTGTGGAAATGCCGCCGCTGGCTGCCCTGGACCGCGCTGCTGGCCACCCTCCTTATCCTGGCCTGGTGGATCCCCGCCAGCCACGGCAGCGAATACTGGATCCGCAACTGGAAGACCTGGAACCTGTCGTCCTTCACCGCGCCCTCCTGGCACGACATCGGACGCACCCTGCGCGACCTGCCCTGGTACCTGTGGCCGACCTGGCCGTTGGCTTTGCTGGCCATCTGGCGCTGGCGCGCCTGGCTTTATGCGCCGCACATCTGGCTGCCCCTGAGCCTGCTGGTGTGCTCCGCGGTCGTCCTGTTCGGCCTGGAAGAAGCTTCTGACTCCGAGTATGTGCTGCTGGCCGTGCCCTGCGCGGTGCTGGGCGCATTCTCGCTGCCCACGCTGCGCCGCGGCGTGGTCAACACGCTGGATTGGTTCGCGGTCATGTGCTTTTCGCTGACGGCGACCACGGTCTGGCTGGGCTGGGTCGCCCTGCACTTCGGCTGGCCGGCGCAGATTTCGCGCAATATCGCCCGCCAGACCACCGGCTACCAGCCCGAGATCTCCTGGGTGGCGTTCGCGCTGGCCTTGGGGTTCACCGTGGGCTGGATCGCGCTGGTGGTGTGGCGGCTGCGGGTGCGCCCACAGGCGCTATGGCGTGGCACCGTGCTGTCGGCCGGCGGCCTGACCGTGACCTGGATCCTGCTGGTGCTGCTGTGGCAGCCCGCCGTGGACTACGCCCGCAGCTATCGCACCGTGTCGGGCCAACTGGCCCTGGCGCTGGAACAGAACGTGCGTCCCGGCGAGTGCGTGCGCGGACTAAGCCTGGGCAGCGGACAGCGCGCCTCGTTCCTGATCTTCAATAATCTGACGTTCACGTTCGACTCCAAGTGCACGCTGGTGCTGCAGCAGACCAGCAACCAGAGCCTGCGGGACAATACCGCCGCATACAGCGACGGCGCCGAAGTGCTATGGCAAGGCGGCCGCCGCGCCGACCGTCAGGAAGTATTTCGCCTGCTCAGAGTCGGCACTCCCCGATGA